In Phosphitispora fastidiosa, a single genomic region encodes these proteins:
- a CDS encoding DUF6618 family protein, translating to MTNTKISASLYPVAFHCREKFGRKYEEWDGYVKYIQNHGSHYEIHIESRSGFIFIIGKYLNGGFISIPAFGIGCDLAGYSDYFWNNEHLARLMNPVDAATVAEALRTLSKNRYI from the coding sequence ATGACAAATACAAAAATTTCTGCCTCCCTTTATCCAGTAGCCTTTCACTGTCGTGAAAAATTCGGTCGGAAGTATGAGGAATGGGACGGATATGTAAAATACATTCAAAATCATGGAAGTCACTATGAAATACATATTGAAAGCCGCAGCGGTTTTATCTTTATCATTGGAAAATATTTAAACGGCGGTTTCATCAGCATTCCCGCTTTTGGAATCGGATGTGACCTGGCCGGTTACAGTGATTATTTCTGGAACAATGAACACCTGGCAAGGCTTATGAATCCCGTGGATGCAGCCACGGTTGCAGAGGCTCTGCGGACTTTAAGCAAAAACAGGTATATATGA
- a CDS encoding shikimate kinase — MVIMLFGITNVGKTVTGEKLAEKLNYSFFDVDEEIKKRFQTTLEKFMQDHPFSYERGQIKGKILRDLLKEYRDNIVIAVSPIYYARHFNSLLDLEQVIAIELQDSEEHIFERMVFSDENDNIYKDDAYKEEHKDYYIKDIHEDIVYARRIFKKIENKYFINNRSVDQVVDELMAIIHNISIE, encoded by the coding sequence ATGGTTATTATGCTTTTTGGTATAACGAATGTAGGAAAGACTGTAACGGGTGAGAAGCTTGCCGAAAAATTGAATTATTCTTTTTTTGATGTGGATGAAGAAATAAAAAAGAGATTTCAGACGACCTTAGAAAAATTTATGCAAGATCACCCATTTTCATATGAACGAGGTCAAATAAAGGGTAAGATATTAAGGGATTTACTGAAAGAATATAGAGATAACATCGTTATTGCAGTAAGTCCAATTTATTATGCAAGGCATTTTAACTCACTTTTAGACTTGGAACAGGTAATTGCTATTGAATTACAGGATTCAGAAGAACACATTTTTGAGAGAATGGTTTTTTCTGATGAAAATGACAATATATATAAAGATGATGCATATAAGGAAGAACATAAAGATTATTATATTAAAGATATACATGAAGATATTGTATATGCAAGAAGGATTTTTAAAAAAATAGAGAATAAGTATTTCATAAATAATCGTTCTGTAGATCAAGTTGTTGATGAATTGATGGCCATAATTCATAATATATCTATTGAATAA
- a CDS encoding site-specific DNA-methyltransferase yields the protein MLLDMEISPKLNNDNPVYPQNSWYFYYAGYADGFIKHAIEKYGNTFKSPVIVDPWNGSGTTTLVASMMHLTCYGFDINPAMILIAKAKLYNAKMLDIEEMKIQLSLIIPTQLSNEEYSEDPLNNWFTLESLSIIRNIEEVIQNITGFKQNDRKLIRIKGLCNIETLSYEMSFYYLALFTTIKQFTKVFVGSNPTWIKSKNIEKLNIDSSELVKLYLSNIESMKTDCSEGVDLQKIYLSIGDSKSIPLKNETADMVITSPPYCTRIDYAVYTKIELSLLGYNSSDIQNLRREMIGTPTIRKGIDYSKPPQHIQFLEVSNSCLNTMEQILTHQSKAAKSYYYKTFIQYFIGMYESVKEIYRILNKNGIAIIVVQDSWFKDVYVDVPGIVIEFAQSCGFSIIEKNDYEVRNNMNYINTKSRGYKKSKRSVESVITFRKG from the coding sequence ATGCTATTAGATATGGAAATTTCACCTAAATTAAATAATGACAATCCTGTGTACCCGCAGAATAGTTGGTATTTTTATTATGCGGGATATGCCGATGGATTTATCAAACATGCAATTGAGAAATACGGAAATACTTTTAAAAGTCCTGTTATCGTTGACCCCTGGAATGGATCAGGAACAACCACATTAGTGGCGAGCATGATGCATTTAACATGTTATGGGTTTGATATAAATCCAGCTATGATTCTCATAGCTAAAGCAAAACTATATAATGCTAAAATGTTGGATATAGAAGAAATGAAGATTCAGTTATCATTAATTATACCAACGCAACTATCAAATGAAGAATATTCAGAAGATCCTTTGAATAACTGGTTTACGTTAGAGTCTTTATCAATAATTCGGAATATTGAGGAAGTGATACAGAACATTACTGGCTTTAAGCAAAATGATAGGAAACTTATACGTATTAAAGGGCTATGTAATATTGAGACATTAAGTTATGAAATGTCTTTTTATTATTTGGCATTGTTTACCACTATTAAACAATTTACAAAAGTTTTTGTTGGTTCAAATCCAACTTGGATTAAATCTAAAAATATTGAGAAGTTAAATATTGATTCATCAGAGCTAGTTAAGCTCTATTTAAGTAATATTGAAAGTATGAAAACTGACTGCTCAGAAGGCGTTGATCTCCAAAAGATATATTTGTCTATTGGGGACTCGAAAAGCATCCCACTAAAAAATGAAACCGCAGATATGGTTATCACTTCTCCTCCGTATTGCACCAGAATTGATTATGCTGTGTATACAAAAATTGAATTATCATTACTAGGATATAATAGCTCCGATATCCAGAATTTGCGTAGGGAGATGATTGGGACACCTACGATTAGAAAAGGAATAGATTACTCAAAACCCCCTCAACATATTCAGTTTTTGGAAGTATCAAATAGTTGTTTAAATACGATGGAACAAATTTTAACACACCAAAGTAAGGCAGCAAAGAGTTACTATTATAAAACATTCATTCAATACTTTATTGGAATGTATGAATCGGTGAAAGAGATATATAGGATACTCAATAAAAACGGAATTGCAATTATAGTAGTCCAAGACTCGTGGTTTAAAGATGTTTATGTAGATGTACCCGGAATTGTCATAGAATTTGCTCAGTCTTGCGGCTTTTCAATAATAGAAAAAAACGACTATGAAGTAAGAAATAATATGAATTATATAAATACAAAAAGTAGGGGATATAAAAAGTCAAAAAGATCCGTTGAATCGGTAATTACTTTTAGGAAAGGATAG
- a CDS encoding MAE_28990/MAE_18760 family HEPN-like nuclease translates to MTFSELCENILEELEIEYSNRISELVEYENFMATYSQNEVFNENYRKMLTIMLYSYFEGFCKQSLLIYVDYLNRTNELVSRIKHGLAAATIEKSFVNLANSNHKPVDLGERALKEDGILQLYGRRREFFSEYVDIVGKTLCIPDGVVDTESNLKSSVLKKLLYKLEIDFSIVDDFQTDINEVVNKRNALAHGDRTRGVTLNEYIKYRENVINLMGLLKSTIYENFYYKKYLKEHDSGTAV, encoded by the coding sequence ATGACGTTTTCTGAACTATGTGAAAATATACTGGAAGAGCTTGAAATTGAATATAGTAATCGAATAAGTGAACTCGTAGAATACGAAAACTTTATGGCCACATACTCTCAAAATGAAGTGTTTAATGAAAATTACAGAAAGATGTTAACTATTATGTTATATTCGTATTTTGAGGGTTTTTGCAAACAGTCTTTGTTAATCTATGTGGACTACTTAAATAGAACTAATGAATTAGTGTCTAGAATAAAACATGGATTAGCAGCTGCAACAATTGAGAAGAGCTTTGTAAATCTTGCTAATTCAAATCATAAGCCTGTTGATTTAGGAGAAAGAGCGCTGAAAGAAGATGGGATTTTGCAATTATATGGACGTAGGAGGGAATTCTTTTCTGAGTATGTTGATATTGTAGGGAAGACATTATGTATACCGGACGGAGTGGTTGATACAGAATCTAACTTAAAGTCTAGTGTTCTAAAGAAATTGCTTTATAAATTGGAGATTGATTTTTCTATTGTTGATGATTTCCAAACAGACATTAATGAAGTTGTTAACAAAAGAAATGCATTGGCACATGGTGACCGGACTCGTGGAGTCACATTGAATGAGTACATAAAATATAGAGAAAATGTAATTAATTTGATGGGACTATTGAAATCTACAATTTATGAAAATTTCTACTATAAGAAATATTTAAAAGAGCATGATTCAGGAACAGCTGTGTGA
- a CDS encoding recombinase family protein has product MNKMLRKAAKGKIAYILTKSISRVSRDTLEVLKIIRFLRQRGINMHFENENLDSINEDKEFEITLRGMLAQDESRNTSENIQWGFQRKFEKGDIFTKYKNFMGYDCVDGEIVIVPKQAEVVRKMFDLYLQGLSLGQIKSFLESQGIKTATGKGIWDTKTIQNMLRNEKYKGDTMFQKTLTKDFMTGKKSKNIGQRNKYYVKNSHPAIVSAEVFDKVQEEIAKRARLVSNEDGTVETSGSKYNGKYILGNLLVCGDCGTSYRRRPERGKVVWRCAIRIEKGKDACSHSPTLDEEWILDTLKKAVCTNGVYNEAIIRNKVDKIQVFDAFIMIFRTDGFQDKRLFQNG; this is encoded by the coding sequence CTGAATAAAATGCTAAGGAAAGCGGCTAAAGGCAAAATCGCTTACATCCTTACCAAGTCAATTAGCAGAGTTTCAAGAGATACACTGGAAGTTTTGAAGATTATAAGATTTTTAAGACAGCGAGGGATCAATATGCATTTTGAAAATGAGAACCTGGATTCGATCAATGAAGATAAGGAATTTGAGATTACACTGAGGGGAATGCTGGCACAAGACGAAAGCCGAAATACCAGCGAGAATATTCAGTGGGGATTTCAACGCAAGTTTGAAAAGGGCGATATTTTTACGAAGTATAAGAATTTTATGGGATATGACTGTGTTGACGGCGAAATTGTTATTGTTCCGAAGCAGGCAGAGGTCGTCAGAAAAATGTTTGACTTGTATTTGCAGGGGCTGTCATTGGGACAAATAAAATCTTTTCTGGAATCCCAGGGGATTAAAACTGCAACTGGCAAGGGAATTTGGGATACAAAAACGATTCAGAATATGCTCAGGAATGAGAAATATAAGGGCGATACGATGTTTCAAAAGACTTTGACCAAGGATTTTATGACAGGTAAGAAAAGCAAGAATATAGGACAACGGAACAAATATTATGTTAAGAATAGCCATCCGGCTATTGTTTCTGCTGAAGTATTTGATAAGGTACAGGAGGAAATAGCTAAGCGTGCAAGGCTCGTCAGTAACGAGGATGGCACAGTAGAAACCAGCGGAAGTAAATATAACGGAAAATACATATTGGGTAATTTGCTCGTTTGCGGCGATTGCGGCACTTCTTACCGAAGGAGGCCAGAAAGAGGCAAGGTCGTCTGGAGATGTGCGATACGAATTGAAAAAGGCAAAGATGCTTGTTCACATTCCCCTACTCTGGATGAAGAATGGATACTGGATACTCTGAAGAAGGCTGTATGCACAAACGGAGTTTATAATGAAGCTATTATCAGAAATAAAGTTGACAAAATTCAGGTTTTTGATGCCTTTATTATGATTTTCCGAACAGATGGGTTTCAGGACAAAAGGTTATTCCAGAATGGTTGA
- a CDS encoding virulence RhuM family protein, translating into MAATGDNPQSFEMRYEDENIWLTQKMLATLYDVETNTINYHIKKIFSDSELEENSVIRNFRITAADGKQYNTIHYNLQMIIALGFKVNNERAVQFRKWANQIVKDYTIKGFAMDDERLKNGGSILTEQYFEEQLQRIREIRLSERKFYQKITDIYATAIDYDVNASATKRFFATVQNKLHWAIHGQTASEVIYTRADAGKEHMGLTTWKDAPHGKIQKFDVSVAKNYLSEFEMGQLQRLVSAYLDIAESMALRHIPMTMQDWETRLNRFIQAADHDVLLDAGKVTAEIAKAHAESEFEKYRIIQDRLFQSDFDKLIEDTKGEK; encoded by the coding sequence GTGGCAGCTACTGGCGATAATCCTCAAAGTTTTGAAATGCGCTATGAAGATGAAAACATCTGGCTTACGCAGAAGATGCTGGCAACGCTATATGACGTAGAAACGAACACGATTAATTATCATATTAAAAAAATTTTTTCAGATTCTGAGCTTGAGGAGAATTCAGTTATTCGAAATTTTCGAATAACTGCGGCTGATGGCAAGCAATATAACACAATACATTATAATCTGCAAATGATTATTGCTTTGGGTTTTAAAGTGAATAATGAACGTGCTGTCCAATTCCGAAAATGGGCAAATCAGATTGTAAAGGATTACACTATCAAAGGCTTTGCTATGGATGATGAACGCCTGAAAAATGGTGGGTCTATTCTGACAGAGCAATATTTCGAAGAGCAACTCCAGCGTATTCGTGAAATCCGTCTTAGTGAGCGGAAGTTTTATCAAAAAATTACCGATATTTATGCGACTGCCATTGATTACGATGTAAATGCAAGTGCCACAAAACGTTTTTTTGCCACTGTCCAAAACAAGCTTCATTGGGCAATTCATGGACAGACTGCTTCAGAAGTTATATATACCCGTGCCGACGCAGGAAAGGAACATATGGGGCTGACAACATGGAAAGATGCACCTCATGGAAAAATCCAGAAATTCGACGTATCGGTAGCTAAAAACTACCTGAGCGAATTTGAGATGGGACAGCTGCAGCGGCTGGTTTCTGCCTATTTAGACATTGCCGAGAGTATGGCACTTCGGCATATACCTATGACCATGCAGGATTGGGAAACACGACTAAACCGCTTCATACAGGCAGCCGACCATGATGTTTTACTGGATGCAGGGAAGGTAACGGCGGAAATTGCTAAAGCTCATGCTGAAAGCGAGTTTGAGAAATACCGCATTATCCAGGACAGACTGTTTCAATCTGATTTTGATAAATTAATTGAAGATACTAAGGGCGAAAAATAA
- a CDS encoding DUF262 domain-containing protein, producing MENNLTAIIDERIKELKITSLDISFNELADMYKNDELIITPNYQRTFRWDISRQSRFVESLLLEMPIPPIYAIEIEDGRYELIDGLQRISSYLNYRGLLKELPVEPKMASDVLIEDVDENDEVLEDEEDTAADVERGFALSGCDIIPELNGKRFDDLPASMKIKAKRSFVRMDVLRKGINPQLKYHMFKRLNTGGEKLSYQELRNCSIRLIDNKFIDFINDLASNADFLQTLAYVSKNQKKKKFAEELVLRFFALKNKFSSFSHNVDSFLTEYMEEISMGDTLHEPKFNYFKEKEVFENTFRILNNSLGKEAFAVYKNNSQKLSGFNVYQYEAITTGMQSIYEELVNGSYPISKFTEKIKEAKMDKTFKLYTVGGGKNSSGVLMNRYQFIVNKLGE from the coding sequence ATGGAGAATAATTTAACTGCGATTATTGATGAGAGAATAAAAGAATTAAAAATCACCTCACTTGATATTTCATTTAATGAGTTAGCTGATATGTACAAAAATGATGAGTTGATAATAACTCCAAACTATCAAAGAACATTTAGGTGGGACATTTCAAGGCAGTCAAGATTTGTTGAATCGTTACTATTAGAAATGCCTATTCCACCAATTTATGCAATAGAGATTGAAGACGGACGCTACGAATTAATTGATGGTTTGCAAAGAATATCGTCATACTTAAACTATAGAGGTTTACTAAAGGAACTTCCAGTTGAACCTAAAATGGCTTCTGATGTGTTGATTGAAGATGTTGATGAAAATGATGAAGTCTTAGAGGATGAAGAAGATACTGCTGCAGATGTTGAAAGGGGATTTGCTTTAAGCGGGTGTGATATAATTCCAGAATTAAATGGAAAGCGTTTCGATGATTTACCGGCAAGCATGAAAATAAAAGCTAAAAGATCTTTTGTTCGAATGGATGTTTTACGCAAGGGAATAAATCCTCAGTTAAAATACCATATGTTCAAGCGGTTAAATACTGGAGGTGAAAAATTATCTTATCAAGAACTTCGGAATTGCTCAATTAGATTGATAGATAACAAATTCATTGATTTCATTAATGATTTAGCAAGCAATGCAGATTTTTTGCAAACATTAGCATATGTAAGTAAAAATCAAAAAAAGAAAAAGTTTGCAGAAGAACTTGTATTGCGTTTTTTTGCACTGAAGAATAAGTTTTCATCGTTTTCTCACAATGTAGATTCATTCTTAACAGAATACATGGAGGAAATATCCATGGGCGATACTTTACATGAACCTAAATTCAACTATTTTAAGGAAAAAGAGGTCTTTGAAAATACCTTTAGAATATTAAATAATTCTCTCGGAAAAGAAGCTTTTGCAGTATATAAAAATAATTCTCAGAAGCTTTCTGGATTCAATGTTTATCAATATGAAGCAATTACAACAGGTATGCAATCAATATATGAGGAACTTGTAAATGGTAGCTACCCTATTAGCAAATTTACTGAAAAAATCAAAGAAGCTAAAATGGATAAAACTTTTAAATTATACACTGTAGGTGGAGGAAAAAATTCTTCGGGTGTTTTGATGAATCGATATCAATTCATTGTTAACAAATTAGGTGAATGA